In one Hymenobacter sp. DG25B genomic region, the following are encoded:
- a CDS encoding M1 family aminopeptidase: protein MLPAADQCAAARTQNAKARPATTVAHREKMDRYDVTYYKLDLALENNSRQVSGSGWMRARVGRQALDSVAFELFETYTIDSVLVNRQKCPGLHRRSGNVTARLAQPVAANQLFDMVVYYHGTAPNGNSAAIGNALDTKVEPTSGISVTWSLSEPFHAYEWFPCKQVLTDKADSSDVWVTTARQNKVGSNGLLQRITPISEEKHRYEWKSRYPIAYYLISVAVAPYLEYTSSVTLEGGPTIPLVNYVYNQATLDFYRAEIDRTPGFILNYSQLVGPYPFAREKYGHSMAPIGGGMEHQTMTTQDSFSFNLTAHELFHQWFGDNVTCASWKDIWLNEGFASYGEYLSQAKFNPGGEVGWMNEAHRRVMFDNNKQIIPGGSVQVLDTTNVNRIFSSRLTYKKGAAVVHMLRYLLHDDTKFFAALRTYQETYAGRTARTRDLQRIFENAAGTSLNYFFQQWFEGEGFPTFKVQWSQQGSSVQLQTTETASMPSVTPFFRTELDYRITTTTGTQTVRLWQNEPNMLAEVPVTGTVLNVELDPDQWVLNNAEVLQGSATAELPKVVAYPNPCAEYLELANLPEPGGVAEVRDALGRKVREQTFVSTPGRLNTSSLAAGLYHLQLSFPSGEVRRLRFVRR from the coding sequence GTGCTTCCTGCCGCTGACCAATGCGCTGCGGCGCGTACCCAGAATGCCAAAGCCCGCCCGGCTACCACAGTGGCCCACCGGGAAAAGATGGACCGGTACGACGTTACTTACTATAAGCTGGACCTGGCCCTGGAAAATAACTCCCGGCAGGTAAGCGGCTCCGGCTGGATGCGGGCGCGGGTAGGCCGGCAGGCCCTGGATTCGGTAGCCTTTGAGCTGTTTGAAACCTATACCATTGACTCCGTACTGGTAAACCGGCAAAAATGCCCCGGTTTGCACCGCCGCTCCGGCAACGTTACTGCCCGGCTCGCGCAGCCCGTGGCTGCCAATCAGCTGTTTGATATGGTGGTGTACTACCACGGTACCGCCCCCAACGGCAACTCCGCCGCCATCGGCAATGCCCTGGATACCAAGGTGGAGCCCACCTCCGGCATAAGCGTAACCTGGAGCCTGAGCGAGCCTTTCCACGCCTACGAGTGGTTTCCCTGCAAGCAGGTTCTCACCGATAAAGCCGATTCCTCGGATGTTTGGGTTACTACAGCGCGCCAGAATAAAGTGGGCTCCAACGGGCTGCTGCAGCGCATCACACCAATTTCAGAAGAAAAGCACCGGTATGAGTGGAAGTCGCGCTACCCCATAGCCTACTACCTCATTTCCGTGGCCGTGGCTCCGTATCTGGAATACACCTCCAGCGTTACGCTGGAGGGCGGACCTACTATTCCGCTCGTCAATTACGTTTATAACCAGGCTACGCTGGATTTCTACCGCGCCGAAATAGACCGTACGCCCGGCTTTATTCTAAATTATAGCCAATTGGTAGGGCCCTATCCCTTTGCGCGCGAGAAGTACGGCCACTCCATGGCGCCCATTGGCGGAGGCATGGAGCACCAGACCATGACCACCCAGGACAGCTTCTCCTTTAATCTGACCGCCCACGAGCTATTCCACCAGTGGTTTGGTGATAATGTTACCTGCGCGTCCTGGAAGGATATCTGGCTGAATGAGGGCTTTGCTTCCTATGGCGAATACCTCTCCCAGGCTAAGTTTAACCCGGGCGGCGAAGTAGGCTGGATGAATGAGGCCCACCGCCGGGTGATGTTTGATAACAATAAGCAGATTATCCCGGGCGGCTCCGTGCAGGTGCTGGATACCACCAATGTAAATCGCATCTTCAGCTCGCGCCTCACTTACAAAAAAGGCGCCGCCGTAGTGCATATGCTGCGCTACCTGCTGCACGACGACACTAAATTTTTTGCCGCCCTGCGCACCTACCAGGAAACCTATGCCGGCCGCACGGCCCGCACCCGGGATCTGCAGCGCATTTTTGAAAATGCGGCCGGTACCTCCCTCAATTACTTCTTTCAGCAGTGGTTTGAGGGGGAAGGCTTTCCCACCTTTAAAGTGCAGTGGAGTCAGCAAGGCAGCAGCGTGCAGCTGCAGACTACGGAAACGGCCTCCATGCCCAGCGTAACGCCCTTTTTTCGCACCGAGCTAGATTATCGTATTACCACTACTACCGGCACCCAAACCGTGCGCTTATGGCAGAATGAGCCCAATATGCTGGCTGAAGTGCCGGTTACAGGCACCGTACTCAACGTGGAGCTGGATCCTGACCAATGGGTGCTCAATAACGCAGAAGTGCTGCAGGGCAGTGCCACCGCAGAATTACCAAAGGTAGTGGCCTATCCCAATCCCTGCGCCGAGTACCTGGAGCTGGCCAATTTGCCAGAGCCCGGTGGCGTGGCCGAAGTGCGGGATGCGCTTGGGCGGAAAGTGCGGGAGCAAACCTTCGTAAGCACGCCTGGGCGGCTTAACACCAGCTCATTGGCTGCCGGACTCTATCATCTGCAGCTTTCTTTTCCCTCCGGTGAGGTACGTCGTTTGCGCTTTGTGCGCCGATAA
- a CDS encoding DUF2147 domain-containing protein: protein MKKVLFLCLALVLGLASVASAQKLSPLGVWTNAEKKATFEIYQCGKKLCGRIVSLTVPNDPKTGKPKTDSQNPDPKLRSRPRLGLVFMQDFEYDEDNKWDDGKIYDPESGKTYSCYMKLLSPNTMEVKGYIGFSLIGRSQTWTRVR from the coding sequence ATGAAAAAAGTTCTGTTTCTCTGTCTGGCCCTCGTGCTGGGACTAGCTTCCGTGGCCTCCGCGCAAAAACTATCACCTCTGGGGGTGTGGACCAATGCTGAGAAGAAGGCTACGTTTGAGATTTACCAGTGCGGCAAGAAACTCTGCGGACGGATTGTTTCCCTCACGGTGCCGAACGACCCTAAAACCGGTAAGCCGAAAACCGACTCGCAAAACCCCGACCCCAAGCTCCGCTCCCGCCCGCGCTTAGGCCTGGTCTTCATGCAGGACTTTGAGTACGATGAAGACAACAAGTGGGATGATGGCAAAATCTATGACCCGGAAAGCGGCAAAACGTATTCCTGCTACATGAAATTACTGAGCCCTAATACCATGGAAGTGAAAGGCTACATTGGCTTCTCGCTGATTGGCCGCTCCCAGACCTGGACCCGCGTACGCTAG
- a CDS encoding C40 family peptidase: MRYVWLSFFVIAAFIVGVTIRNHQQAAPLALADNEAPEAILRPTVNANRTPARPAVWKVEEPATAPNVARADSVIRFAMRQLGTNYCYAGATPETGFDCSGFVNYVFARFGVPVPHSTALLINTGREVPRSSARPGDIVVFTGTAATATTPGHAGIVISNPGEPLRFIHSSSARKESGVKISTVEKTDYERRFMAVRRVL; this comes from the coding sequence ATGCGTTATGTCTGGCTGAGTTTCTTTGTTATTGCGGCTTTCATTGTGGGCGTCACCATCCGCAACCACCAGCAAGCCGCGCCCCTGGCGCTGGCGGATAATGAGGCGCCGGAAGCCATTTTGCGCCCCACCGTAAACGCCAACCGCACGCCGGCTCGCCCAGCGGTTTGGAAGGTGGAGGAGCCCGCCACCGCTCCCAATGTGGCCCGCGCCGACAGCGTTATCCGGTTTGCCATGCGCCAGCTGGGCACCAACTACTGCTATGCCGGCGCCACGCCCGAAACCGGGTTTGACTGCTCTGGCTTTGTAAACTACGTTTTTGCCCGCTTCGGCGTGCCGGTTCCGCACTCCACGGCCCTACTTATTAATACAGGCCGGGAAGTGCCCCGCAGCAGCGCCCGTCCCGGCGACATTGTGGTGTTTACCGGCACTGCCGCAACCGCCACCACCCCCGGCCACGCCGGCATTGTAATTTCCAACCCCGGCGAGCCGCTCCGTTTTATCCATTCCTCCTCTGCTAGAAAAGAATCCGGCGTGAAAATCAGCACGGTGGAAAAGACGGATTACGAGCGCCGCTTTATGGCCGTGCGCCGCGTGCTGTAA
- a CDS encoding M61 family metallopeptidase, translated as MLHHRFRFLLAGLLLWLTVQAAPAWAAPKLQYTLLMPAPQTHYFEVDMRLSGFRKAYTDVKMPVWAPGSYLVREFSKNVESLEAKAGSSELRTEKIDKNTWRIYHPKAQDFAVHYRVYAFELSVRTSFIDASHGYLNGSSVFMYPAEEKGLASTLTVVPANGWTQVTTSLKPVAGGAPFTFRSASYDELADSPIEIGTHQVLQFEANGTPHTIAMYGNPRFDEQRLLTDMKRVCEEAHRVVGKNPLDRYVFIIHNIDRGTGGLEHLFSTTLSVSRNAYSTEAGYLNFLGLVAHEYFHLWNVKRIRPVALGPFDYDRENYTHMLWVSEGGTEYFSNLITQRAGYYTPQRYLDALANGITRVENTPGNKVQSAAESSFDAWIKYYRPNENSSNTGISYYDKGELIGAMLDLMIINETKGEKNLDDVMRYLYERYYQQLGRGFTDAEYQDAVAKVAGRRFDAFFRDNVYGTKTLDYATNLGYAGLQLSATPSSGEGVLGANVSTTGGKYTVSSVVRNGSAWQGGLSVNDELLALDGIRLTDDPNKLLTARAPGTPIRLLIVRDGQTRELILPLLPATTQKYRIEMMPNPTEAQQKVLRKWLPERKA; from the coding sequence ATGCTTCACCACCGTTTCCGTTTCCTTCTGGCCGGCTTGCTGCTTTGGCTTACCGTGCAGGCCGCCCCGGCGTGGGCAGCCCCCAAGCTGCAGTACACGCTGCTGATGCCCGCCCCTCAGACGCACTATTTTGAAGTAGATATGCGCCTCTCAGGCTTCCGCAAGGCTTACACCGATGTGAAAATGCCCGTTTGGGCCCCCGGTTCTTACCTGGTGCGGGAGTTCTCCAAAAACGTAGAAAGCCTGGAAGCCAAAGCCGGCTCCTCGGAGCTGCGTACCGAAAAAATTGATAAGAACACCTGGCGCATTTATCACCCCAAAGCCCAGGATTTTGCGGTACACTATCGGGTTTATGCTTTCGAGCTTTCCGTGCGCACCAGCTTTATTGATGCCTCGCACGGCTACCTGAACGGCTCCAGCGTGTTTATGTACCCCGCCGAGGAGAAGGGGCTGGCCAGCACCCTCACGGTAGTGCCTGCCAACGGCTGGACGCAGGTAACCACCAGCCTGAAGCCGGTAGCCGGCGGTGCGCCCTTCACGTTCCGCTCTGCTTCTTATGATGAGCTGGCCGATTCGCCCATTGAAATTGGTACCCACCAGGTATTGCAGTTTGAGGCTAACGGCACCCCGCACACCATTGCCATGTACGGCAACCCCCGCTTTGACGAGCAGCGCCTGCTCACGGACATGAAGCGCGTGTGCGAGGAAGCCCACCGCGTAGTTGGCAAAAACCCCTTGGACCGCTACGTCTTTATCATTCATAACATTGACCGCGGCACCGGCGGCTTGGAGCACCTGTTCTCCACCACGCTGTCGGTATCGCGCAATGCCTATTCTACGGAAGCCGGTTACCTGAACTTCCTGGGCCTGGTGGCCCACGAGTACTTCCACCTCTGGAACGTGAAGCGCATCCGCCCGGTAGCCCTGGGGCCGTTTGATTACGACCGGGAAAACTACACGCACATGCTGTGGGTGAGCGAAGGCGGCACGGAGTATTTCTCCAACCTGATTACCCAGCGGGCCGGTTACTACACGCCCCAGCGCTACCTCGATGCCCTGGCCAACGGCATTACCCGCGTAGAAAATACGCCCGGCAACAAAGTGCAGTCGGCGGCGGAATCCAGCTTTGATGCCTGGATTAAGTACTACCGCCCCAACGAGAATTCCAGCAACACCGGCATCAGCTATTATGATAAAGGCGAGCTGATTGGGGCCATGCTGGATCTGATGATCATCAACGAAACCAAGGGCGAGAAGAACCTCGATGACGTGATGCGCTACCTCTACGAGCGGTATTACCAGCAGCTGGGCCGCGGCTTCACCGATGCCGAGTACCAGGATGCCGTAGCCAAAGTAGCCGGCCGCCGCTTTGATGCGTTCTTCCGCGACAATGTGTACGGCACCAAAACCCTGGATTATGCCACCAACCTGGGCTATGCCGGCCTGCAGCTCAGCGCCACGCCCTCCTCGGGTGAAGGCGTGCTGGGCGCTAACGTAAGCACCACGGGCGGCAAATACACCGTTTCCAGCGTAGTGCGCAACGGCAGCGCCTGGCAGGGCGGCCTGAGCGTGAACGACGAGCTGCTGGCCTTGGACGGCATCCGCCTCACCGACGACCCCAACAAGCTGCTCACCGCCCGCGCACCCGGCACGCCTATCCGCCTGCTCATCGTGCGCGACGGCCAGACCCGCGAGCTGATCCTGCCGCTGCTGCCCGCCACCACGCAGAAGTACCGCATCGAGATGATGCCTAACCCCACCGAAGCCCAGCAGAAAGTACTGCGCAAATGGCTACCCGAGCGTAAAGCGTAG